One genomic segment of Spartinivicinus poritis includes these proteins:
- a CDS encoding IS982 family transposase: MFAIKKLQENGVRQKPWTCKLSISEILTILIYFHQSRYRDFKTYYTKHIQKHYFSEFPNLLSYSRFIEQQYYALLPLYFYLQSFTPSLRGIYFVDSTPLRVCHIKREKQHKVFKNTAAKGKTSLGWFYGFKLHLIINDKGELVNLKLITGNTDDRAPLKELAKGLNGKLFGDKGYISAELTEELLGK, translated from the coding sequence ATGTTTGCAATCAAAAAACTTCAAGAAAATGGTGTTCGGCAAAAACCATGGACTTGTAAACTATCAATCAGTGAAATACTGACCATATTAATTTACTTTCATCAGTCTCGTTATAGAGATTTTAAAACTTACTATACAAAGCATATTCAGAAGCATTATTTCTCTGAATTTCCTAACTTATTAAGTTACTCAAGGTTTATTGAGCAACAATATTATGCCTTATTACCACTCTATTTCTATCTGCAATCTTTTACACCTAGTTTAAGGGGGATTTACTTTGTAGACTCTACTCCTCTTAGGGTGTGCCATATCAAAAGAGAAAAACAACATAAGGTATTTAAAAATACAGCCGCTAAAGGAAAAACGTCGTTAGGCTGGTTTTATGGATTTAAGCTACATTTAATTATTAATGATAAGGGCGAGCTTGTTAATCTAAAACTAATAACTGGAAATACAGATGATCGTGCACCTCTTAAAGAGCTAGCTAAGGGCTTAAATGGGAAATTATTCGGTGATAAAGGCTATATATCTGCTGAATTGACTGAAGAGTTACTTGGTAAATAA
- a CDS encoding transposase, with protein sequence MKNKLMLMSDKLLLRKRAIIESVNDQLKNISQIEHSRHRSPKGFVINLLCGLIAYCLQPKKPSIGININQNDLILIS encoded by the coding sequence ATGAAAAATAAACTGATGTTAATGTCTGATAAACTATTACTGAGAAAAAGAGCTATAATCGAATCAGTTAATGACCAGCTAAAAAATATCAGTCAAATAGAACATAGTAGGCACAGAAGCCCAAAAGGCTTTGTTATTAATTTACTTTGCGGGCTTATTGCATACTGTTTGCAGCCTAAAAAACCATCCATTGGTATAAATATCAATCAAAATGATCTTATTTTAATCAGCTAG
- a CDS encoding transposase — MPLYDFLAILECLEKLYPLATTIYVILDNARYHFSEPVLSWVKTSRVHLVPLPSYSPDLNLIERFWKVFKKKVLYNKFYETFTEFKKACSRFFIHQHAHADEIYSIMGNGLSELACE, encoded by the coding sequence ATGCCACTTTATGATTTTCTAGCTATACTCGAATGCTTGGAAAAGCTATATCCTTTAGCAACGACAATTTATGTGATTTTAGACAATGCAAGGTACCATTTTTCAGAGCCTGTATTGAGCTGGGTAAAGACTTCAAGAGTTCATTTGGTGCCACTTCCTTCGTATTCACCTGATCTAAACCTAATCGAACGGTTCTGGAAGGTTTTCAAAAAGAAGGTCTTATATAACAAATTTTATGAGACATTTACAGAATTTAAAAAAGCTTGTAGTCGATTTTTTATTCATCAGCATGCTCATGCTGATGAAATATATTCGATTATGGGAAACGGACTTTCAGAATTAGCTTGTGAATAA